The following coding sequences are from one Candidatus Nitrohelix vancouverensis window:
- the folP gene encoding dihydropteroate synthase → MESRMDGDSVSKSFQVMGILNLNSDSFYPDSRVASVDQALETAQRFIADGADYLDLGAESSRPGSQAISEDQERARLIPALTEIRRSFQIPISVDTYKPAIAKAAMQAGANIINDITALQRHRDMASVIADHDGGVILMHMQGDPLSMQRNPHYDRLIEDIYEYLEHSIAIAEEAGIDPKKIMIDPGIGFGKTLHHNLELIAHLDRFLPLQKPILLGASRKSFIGNILGSMENEERLEGSLAAAVAAYSKGASVFRVHDVGPTVRALKVTSAIHKHRERKDS, encoded by the coding sequence ATGGAGAGTCGAATGGATGGGGACAGCGTTTCAAAGTCGTTTCAGGTGATGGGAATACTGAACTTGAATTCGGATTCTTTTTACCCGGACAGTCGAGTGGCTTCTGTCGACCAGGCATTGGAAACTGCGCAACGGTTCATCGCCGATGGGGCGGATTACCTGGACCTGGGCGCGGAAAGTTCACGACCGGGTTCGCAGGCGATTTCCGAGGATCAGGAGAGGGCGCGACTGATTCCTGCACTGACAGAAATACGCCGAAGTTTTCAAATTCCGATATCAGTGGACACCTACAAACCGGCAATCGCCAAAGCGGCGATGCAAGCCGGGGCGAATATCATCAACGACATCACCGCTTTACAACGTCATCGCGATATGGCGAGCGTCATTGCCGACCACGACGGCGGCGTTATATTGATGCATATGCAGGGCGACCCGCTGTCCATGCAAAGGAATCCCCATTACGACCGTTTGATTGAGGATATTTATGAATATCTGGAACACAGCATAGCGATCGCGGAAGAGGCGGGTATAGATCCGAAGAAAATAATGATTGATCCGGGAATCGGGTTTGGAAAAACCCTGCACCATAATCTGGAACTGATAGCGCATCTGGACCGGTTTCTCCCGTTACAAAAACCGATCCTTCTGGGCGCGTCGAGAAAATCTTTCATTGGAAATATTCTAGGGTCTATGGAGAATGAAGAGAGATTGGAAGGTTCGCTTGCGGCGGCAGTCGCGGCATATTCAAAAGGGGCTTCGGTATTCAGAGTTCACGATGTCGGGCCGACGGTTCGGGCCTTGAAAGTGACTTCAGCCATTCACAAGCATAGGGAGCGTAAAGATTCATGA
- a CDS encoding ATP-dependent metallopeptidase FtsH/Yme1/Tma family protein, whose amino-acid sequence MNQFYKNLALWLIIGLILIALFNAFNRPLAPQSEVIFSDFMEQVENGQVKEVMIQGDNVSGKYLDGRSFQTVTPPKDPDLIRNLREKNIRIVVAPPEQTSWYMSILISWFPMILLLGIWIFFMRQMQAGGGKAMSFGKSKAKLLNENKNKTTFKDVAGVDEAKEELHEIIEFLKEPQKFSKLGGKIPKGVLLVGPPGTGKTLLARAISGEANVPFFSISGSDFVEMFVGVGASRVRDLFDQGKKNSPCIIFIDEIDAVGRHRGAGLGGGHDEREQTLNQLLVEMDGFENNEGVIMIAATNRPDVLDPALLRPGRFDRQVVVNRPDVRGREGILKVHTSTVPLEDDVELKVIARGTPGFTGADLANLVNEAALLAARKDRKNVMMLDFEDAKDKVLMGVERRSMHISESEKKTTAYHEAGHALVATMLPGTDPIHKVTIIPRGRALGVTQQLPLNEQHTYPKTFLYNNLAIFMGGRAAEEICLGQITTGAGNDIERATEIARKMVCEWGMSEKMGPLTYGTKEEQVFLGKDFSAQKNFSDQTAKLIDQEVKALVMGGYNVAIELLNTHRDKLEALALALLDRETLNADEIRDIFDGKSGGVVDEDDSSSKTPLHHEEKEKKKSGPFGSAEGLMGGGLPDPSPA is encoded by the coding sequence TTGAACCAGTTTTATAAGAATTTAGCTCTTTGGTTGATCATTGGATTGATTTTAATCGCATTGTTCAATGCGTTTAACAGGCCGTTGGCCCCGCAATCTGAAGTGATTTTCAGCGACTTCATGGAACAGGTCGAAAATGGCCAGGTGAAAGAAGTCATGATTCAGGGGGACAATGTGTCCGGAAAATATCTGGACGGCCGTTCCTTTCAAACCGTAACGCCTCCGAAAGACCCGGATTTGATTCGCAACCTGCGCGAGAAAAACATTCGCATTGTGGTGGCGCCTCCGGAACAGACCAGCTGGTACATGAGTATTTTGATCTCATGGTTCCCGATGATTCTGTTGCTGGGTATCTGGATTTTCTTCATGCGCCAGATGCAGGCGGGCGGCGGCAAGGCCATGTCCTTTGGCAAGAGCAAGGCAAAACTGCTGAACGAGAACAAAAACAAGACCACTTTCAAGGACGTCGCTGGAGTGGACGAGGCGAAAGAGGAATTGCATGAGATCATCGAATTCCTTAAAGAGCCGCAGAAATTCAGCAAGCTGGGCGGCAAGATTCCCAAGGGCGTTCTGTTGGTAGGACCTCCTGGTACAGGGAAAACCCTGCTGGCGCGAGCCATCTCGGGCGAAGCCAATGTGCCTTTCTTCAGCATCAGCGGATCGGACTTTGTGGAAATGTTTGTCGGCGTCGGCGCATCGCGCGTTCGCGATTTATTTGATCAGGGCAAGAAGAACAGCCCCTGCATCATCTTCATCGACGAAATTGACGCGGTCGGTCGACACCGCGGCGCCGGTCTGGGCGGCGGACACGACGAGCGCGAGCAAACGCTCAATCAGCTTCTCGTTGAGATGGACGGTTTTGAAAATAACGAAGGCGTCATCATGATCGCCGCGACCAACCGACCGGACGTTCTCGATCCGGCCTTGTTGCGACCCGGTCGTTTCGACCGCCAGGTGGTGGTCAATCGCCCCGACGTTCGCGGACGCGAAGGCATTCTGAAAGTTCATACCAGTACGGTGCCTTTGGAAGATGACGTCGAATTGAAAGTCATTGCGCGCGGCACCCCCGGCTTCACTGGCGCCGATCTGGCGAATCTCGTGAATGAGGCGGCTCTGCTCGCGGCAAGAAAAGATCGCAAGAATGTGATGATGCTCGACTTTGAAGACGCCAAGGACAAAGTGCTCATGGGCGTTGAGAGACGTAGCATGCACATCAGCGAATCGGAAAAGAAAACCACGGCCTATCATGAAGCGGGCCATGCGCTGGTCGCTACCATGTTGCCGGGAACGGACCCGATTCATAAAGTGACCATCATACCGCGTGGTCGGGCTTTGGGCGTGACCCAGCAATTGCCGCTGAATGAACAGCATACGTACCCCAAGACCTTTTTGTATAACAATCTCGCTATTTTCATGGGCGGTCGCGCCGCTGAGGAAATTTGTCTGGGCCAGATCACGACAGGCGCAGGCAACGACATTGAGCGCGCGACTGAAATCGCCCGCAAGATGGTTTGCGAATGGGGGATGAGCGAGAAAATGGGACCGCTGACTTATGGAACCAAGGAGGAGCAGGTGTTTCTGGGTAAGGACTTTTCGGCTCAGAAAAATTTCAGCGATCAAACCGCCAAGCTCATCGATCAGGAAGTCAAGGCGCTGGTCATGGGAGGTTATAACGTCGCGATTGAGTTGCTGAACACTCACCGTGACAAGCTGGAAGCCCTGGCTTTGGCCTTGCTTGATAGGGAAACGCTCAACGCCGACGAAATCCGCGATATCTTCGATGGAAAATCGGGCGGCGTTGTGGACGAAGATGATTCGTCTTCCAAGACTCCTCTGCATCATGAAGAAAAAGAGAAGAAGAAATCAGGCCCCTTTGGAAGCGCCGAGGGTTTGATGGGCGGCGGATTGCCGGATCCTTCTCCAGCGTGA
- the tilS gene encoding tRNA lysidine(34) synthetase TilS, with the protein MFFPLWLARPMDPFRKKIKASLEEMTRPGEFILLAVSGGPDSIALLRIMNELRESLKIRIAVAHFNHKARGADSDADEAFVVRTAQSLGVELVTDSADIKALLQNSATSFQETARRYRYEFLESSRDRLGATRIATGHNADDQAETLLINLLRGSGLRGLGGLTPLQETLIRPLAACSRADIMGYLNANDIEYMTDASNTDPSYVRNRVRSELLPTLETFNPNIKEVLARTASILRQDERALSALAETTLKKLSQGGEEEGRIVLDLKTFRKEESFLQSRLVWTLLRKLYGGGSRFSESHVDAALRLILKGENGQTVQLPKNKSLVIENANAVFYFESTQNKTANAEGVSMVWSVPGDLDWPAGECSFTSRLLPQPMPRIDPMCEACFDFDKVGSVLIVRCFQNGDVCNPLGMNGHKKLKDIFIDSKIPRNLRRTIPIVTTESGDIIWVYGLRISQGYCVDANTSTLLHLAGSKNYFKR; encoded by the coding sequence TTGTTCTTCCCCCTCTGGCTTGCCAGACCCATGGACCCCTTCCGTAAAAAGATCAAAGCCTCTTTGGAAGAGATGACGCGCCCCGGCGAATTCATTTTGCTTGCGGTGTCCGGCGGCCCCGATTCCATTGCCTTGTTGCGGATCATGAATGAACTGCGTGAATCCCTCAAAATCCGAATTGCCGTCGCGCATTTCAATCACAAAGCACGCGGAGCCGATTCGGATGCGGATGAAGCGTTTGTTGTCAGGACGGCTCAATCTCTGGGCGTGGAGCTGGTTACGGACTCTGCCGACATCAAAGCCCTGTTACAAAATTCCGCAACTTCTTTTCAGGAAACGGCGCGTCGTTACCGCTACGAATTTCTCGAATCGTCGCGCGATCGATTGGGAGCGACCCGTATCGCGACGGGGCACAACGCCGACGACCAGGCGGAGACGCTTCTCATTAATCTGTTGCGCGGTAGCGGTTTGCGCGGTCTGGGCGGCCTGACTCCCCTGCAGGAAACGCTCATCCGACCTTTGGCGGCATGTTCCCGCGCTGACATAATGGGCTATTTGAATGCGAACGATATTGAATATATGACCGACGCATCCAATACCGATCCGAGCTATGTGCGCAATCGCGTCCGGAGCGAATTATTACCGACGCTTGAGACCTTCAATCCGAATATCAAGGAGGTCCTGGCGCGCACGGCATCCATTCTGCGGCAGGATGAGCGAGCGCTGTCGGCGCTGGCTGAAACGACATTGAAGAAGCTTAGCCAGGGTGGGGAGGAAGAGGGGCGGATTGTTCTTGATTTGAAAACGTTTCGTAAGGAAGAGAGTTTTTTGCAGAGCCGTCTGGTCTGGACTCTGTTGCGAAAATTATATGGCGGCGGGAGTCGATTCTCAGAGAGCCACGTCGACGCCGCGCTTCGCCTCATACTTAAAGGCGAAAACGGTCAGACCGTTCAGTTGCCGAAAAATAAATCCCTGGTGATAGAAAATGCGAACGCTGTGTTTTATTTTGAATCGACTCAAAATAAAACGGCGAATGCAGAGGGCGTGTCGATGGTCTGGAGCGTTCCGGGAGATCTTGACTGGCCTGCTGGCGAATGTTCTTTCACCAGCCGTTTGCTCCCCCAGCCGATGCCCCGGATCGATCCAATGTGCGAAGCCTGTTTTGATTTTGACAAAGTAGGCTCGGTTTTGATCGTTCGATGCTTTCAGAATGGCGATGTCTGCAATCCTTTGGGGATGAATGGGCATAAGAAATTGAAGGATATTTTTATCGATTCCAAGATTCCACGAAACCTTAGAAGGACAATTCCCATCGTAACTACAGAGTCGGGCGATATTATCTGGGTGTACGGTCTGAGAATTTCACAAGGCTATTGCGTTGACGCAAATACTTCAACCCTCCTTCATCTTGCAGGTAGCAAAAATTACTTTAAAAGATGA
- the mfd gene encoding transcription-repair coupling factor produces the protein MNLASVGKQTDRAQDSALEPLWNWLKSDAASPLRIEGVSGSSKAFLLAHIKKNHSGPVLVVTPGSSAGEMLYGDLKYFERVINPKIGPQFFPAWEMLPYEDLSPLIETTGERLSVLTQCLTREDFFLVAPIESLFQALIPRKTLTSQIFPIRKGDVMEREILEACLADNGYHRVPMVEAKGDFSVRGDIVDFFMPSENAPVRLELFGDEVETLRYFDVVSQVSMESIEQIAILPTREICPSTEQSQAAVEKLIADGKAMDAERRRVKEVADQIEQFGLFPGMERYLPYYYQAKESLLDYLPANTLIVIDEDEATLEKVDHNWELAQEEYEKYKGAGDPVPQPETFFYTREEFFSKIKSRKQLHLNALKLSGDPDAISLNIQSTPPLRGQFETLADQIWKWNENGRRVIAVAPTKGQTRRLQELQGEYELPLDVDQGILSFGFEFPEFNCVYIAEHEIFGRGHKRRVRRKPKSQSFQRGFKDLKPNDYLVHMDYGIGKYLGARELKTDFSGGEFLEILYADQEKLYVPMEGLGLLQKYIGAGEGSPPLSKLGGVAWKKQTGKIKKSLQEMADDLLKLYASRELTEGHAFAPNPVPVQEFADTFEYVETEDQLKAIEEVEEDLEKDKPMDRLICGDVGYGKTEVAMRAAFKVALEKKQVAFLVPTTILAQQHYNTFRERFRNQALNIACLSRFVSAKEQKRILEKLKKGEVDIVVGTHRILSKDVKFADLGLIVIDEEQRFGVKHKEKLKKMRTSVDILTLTATPIPRTLHFSLMGVRDLSVIETPPGDRIAIKTYIRKFDEAVIQEAIQKELDRGGQVYFVHNKVQSIHSVAAMIHKILPKARIGVGHGQLPESQLESVMGRFIQKEIDVLVCTTIVESGLDIPSANTIIINRADQFGLAQLYQLRGRVGRYKHQAYAYLLIPGATSITEEARQRVAAIQELSELGAGFQLAARDMEIRGVGNMLGHKQSGHISSIGFDMYCKLMDETVKELHGEKVEAHLEPEINLMIKGFIPKDYIPDLNQRLEIYRRMQLIDHAQDCDAMDRELQDRYGALPPDVQKLLELVKIKALCRTLRITRMDMRAEGAVFSFDESTLIPPEQLTVILDDRLSFVSEYQMKLKLNKHTWQDDLKMIERYLTRMAEVSHVES, from the coding sequence ATGAATCTCGCCTCTGTTGGAAAACAAACGGATCGGGCGCAGGACTCCGCTCTGGAGCCATTGTGGAACTGGTTAAAAAGCGACGCCGCATCGCCTCTACGCATTGAAGGCGTGAGCGGTTCATCGAAAGCTTTTCTTCTCGCCCACATCAAAAAGAATCACTCCGGGCCGGTTCTGGTTGTAACGCCTGGTTCGAGCGCCGGAGAAATGCTCTATGGCGATCTGAAATATTTCGAGCGGGTGATCAATCCAAAGATCGGTCCGCAATTTTTCCCCGCCTGGGAGATGCTCCCTTACGAAGATTTGTCTCCGCTGATTGAGACGACAGGCGAACGCTTGTCGGTTCTGACGCAATGCCTGACCCGTGAGGATTTTTTTCTGGTCGCGCCGATTGAATCCTTGTTTCAAGCCCTGATCCCGCGCAAAACGCTGACCTCGCAAATTTTCCCGATTCGCAAGGGAGATGTGATGGAGCGCGAAATTCTCGAAGCCTGTCTGGCCGACAATGGCTACCACCGCGTTCCGATGGTCGAGGCGAAGGGAGATTTCAGCGTTCGCGGCGATATCGTCGATTTCTTCATGCCGTCGGAAAACGCTCCGGTTCGCCTCGAATTGTTCGGCGACGAGGTGGAGACCCTGCGTTATTTTGACGTGGTCTCTCAGGTTTCGATGGAGTCGATCGAGCAGATCGCCATCCTGCCCACCCGGGAGATTTGTCCTTCAACAGAACAGTCGCAGGCGGCGGTGGAGAAACTCATTGCAGACGGCAAGGCGATGGACGCAGAGCGGAGGCGGGTCAAGGAAGTTGCGGACCAAATCGAACAATTTGGTTTGTTTCCCGGAATGGAACGTTACCTTCCCTATTATTATCAGGCAAAAGAAAGCCTGCTGGATTACCTTCCCGCAAATACCCTCATCGTCATTGATGAAGATGAAGCGACTCTGGAAAAAGTGGATCACAACTGGGAACTGGCTCAAGAGGAATATGAAAAATACAAAGGCGCAGGCGATCCGGTTCCACAACCGGAAACCTTCTTTTACACGCGCGAAGAATTTTTTTCGAAAATAAAGTCAAGGAAACAACTGCATCTGAATGCATTGAAACTGAGCGGCGACCCGGACGCTATTTCTCTGAACATTCAATCCACACCGCCGCTTCGGGGACAGTTTGAAACGCTGGCAGATCAAATCTGGAAGTGGAATGAAAATGGCCGCCGCGTGATCGCCGTCGCCCCCACCAAGGGACAAACTCGACGCCTTCAGGAATTGCAGGGGGAATATGAACTGCCTCTGGACGTGGATCAAGGCATCCTGAGTTTTGGTTTCGAGTTTCCCGAGTTCAACTGCGTCTATATTGCGGAACATGAAATCTTTGGCCGCGGGCACAAGCGCAGGGTGCGACGCAAGCCGAAGTCGCAGAGTTTTCAGCGCGGATTCAAAGACCTCAAGCCGAATGATTATCTGGTTCACATGGATTACGGGATCGGCAAGTATCTGGGCGCTCGCGAACTGAAAACAGATTTCAGCGGCGGCGAATTTCTGGAAATTTTGTACGCCGATCAGGAAAAATTGTATGTGCCGATGGAAGGTCTGGGTCTCCTGCAAAAATACATAGGAGCGGGAGAAGGCTCGCCGCCTCTGAGCAAACTGGGCGGCGTGGCCTGGAAGAAGCAAACCGGAAAAATCAAAAAATCCCTGCAGGAAATGGCCGACGATTTGCTGAAACTCTACGCATCGCGCGAGTTGACCGAAGGACACGCGTTTGCGCCCAATCCTGTCCCGGTTCAGGAATTTGCAGATACCTTTGAATACGTCGAAACAGAGGATCAGCTCAAGGCGATTGAAGAAGTCGAAGAGGATCTGGAAAAGGACAAACCGATGGATCGTCTGATCTGCGGCGACGTGGGTTATGGCAAGACCGAGGTGGCCATGCGAGCCGCTTTCAAGGTAGCTCTGGAAAAAAAACAGGTCGCTTTTCTGGTGCCGACGACGATTCTGGCGCAACAGCATTACAATACTTTTCGCGAGCGATTTCGCAACCAGGCGCTGAACATCGCCTGCCTGTCCCGTTTCGTATCTGCAAAAGAACAAAAGCGTATTCTGGAAAAGCTGAAGAAGGGCGAGGTGGACATCGTCGTTGGCACGCACCGGATACTTTCCAAGGATGTGAAATTCGCCGACCTCGGCCTGATCGTCATTGACGAAGAGCAGCGTTTTGGCGTGAAGCATAAGGAAAAATTAAAGAAGATGAGAACCTCGGTGGATATCCTGACTCTCACCGCAACGCCGATTCCGCGCACTCTGCACTTTTCGCTGATGGGGGTTCGCGACCTGAGCGTCATCGAAACGCCCCCGGGGGATCGCATCGCCATCAAAACCTACATCCGAAAATTTGACGAGGCCGTCATTCAGGAAGCGATTCAGAAGGAACTGGATCGGGGAGGGCAGGTCTATTTTGTTCATAATAAAGTCCAGAGCATTCATTCGGTAGCGGCGATGATCCACAAAATTCTTCCCAAGGCCCGCATCGGCGTTGGGCATGGTCAGTTGCCGGAGTCGCAACTGGAATCGGTGATGGGGCGCTTCATCCAAAAGGAAATCGACGTTCTGGTCTGCACGACCATTGTCGAGTCGGGACTGGATATTCCATCAGCCAACACCATCATCATCAATCGCGCCGATCAGTTCGGGCTGGCGCAACTCTATCAGTTGCGCGGTCGGGTGGGACGTTACAAGCACCAGGCCTACGCTTATCTCCTCATACCCGGGGCCACCAGCATCACCGAAGAAGCCCGTCAGCGCGTCGCCGCGATTCAGGAGTTGAGCGAACTGGGCGCGGGTTTTCAGCTGGCCGCGCGCGATATGGAAATCCGTGGCGTTGGAAACATGCTGGGCCACAAGCAGTCAGGGCATATTTCATCCATTGGTTTCGATATGTATTGCAAGTTGATGGATGAAACGGTGAAGGAATTGCACGGCGAAAAAGTAGAAGCCCATCTGGAACCGGAAATCAATCTGATGATCAAGGGATTCATTCCAAAGGACTATATTCCCGATTTGAACCAGCGTCTGGAAATCTATCGACGCATGCAATTGATCGACCACGCGCAAGATTGCGACGCGATGGACAGGGAGTTGCAGGACAGGTACGGCGCCTTGCCGCCGGATGTTCAGAAATTACTTGAACTGGTCAAGATCAAAGCCCTATGCCGGACACTGCGCATCACGCGCATGGACATGAGGGCAGAAGGGGCGGTATTCAGTTTTGACGAATCAACGCTCATCCCGCCGGAACAATTGACCGTAATACTGGATGATCGATTGAGTTTTGTGTCTGAATACCAGATGAAACTGAAATTAAACAAACACACCTGGCAGGACGACCTGAAAATGATAGAACGTTACCTGACGCGAATGGCGGAGGTCTCTCATGTGGAATCATAG
- a CDS encoding carbon-nitrogen hydrolase — protein sequence MNSSAQITSVGLIQTNCVENPEQNLANALTQIEEAAKQGAQIICLQELFRSQYFCQTETLQLFDLAEPIPGPSVLAIQDLCKRLEVVVVAPIFEKRAPGIYHNSAAVIDADGSLLGVYRKMHIPDDPCFYEKYYFTPGDLGFQSFKTRYGTIGVLICWDQWFPEAARLTCLKGAQILFYPTAIGYQKSDADEAEKQANAWRTIQQSHAIANGVFVGAANRVGEEGAIKFWGQSFVSGPQGEILAQSPKDASDILIAHCDLSLIENVRRNWPFLRDRRIDHYSALNQLYDD from the coding sequence ATGAATTCATCAGCGCAAATCACAAGCGTCGGTCTGATTCAGACAAACTGCGTCGAAAACCCTGAACAAAACCTTGCAAATGCCTTGACTCAAATCGAGGAAGCCGCAAAACAGGGCGCCCAGATCATTTGCCTGCAGGAGCTGTTTCGCTCGCAATACTTTTGCCAGACCGAAACTCTTCAATTATTTGATCTTGCCGAACCCATTCCAGGCCCCAGCGTGCTGGCAATTCAGGACTTGTGTAAACGCCTCGAAGTGGTCGTCGTCGCCCCGATCTTCGAGAAACGCGCCCCCGGCATCTATCATAACTCCGCCGCCGTCATCGACGCCGACGGCTCCCTGCTGGGCGTCTACAGGAAGATGCATATTCCCGACGACCCCTGCTTCTATGAAAAATACTATTTTACCCCAGGCGATCTGGGCTTTCAAAGTTTCAAAACCCGCTACGGGACTATCGGCGTTCTCATTTGCTGGGACCAGTGGTTCCCCGAAGCCGCTCGCCTGACCTGCCTGAAAGGCGCGCAAATTCTGTTTTATCCCACCGCGATCGGCTATCAAAAAAGCGACGCGGATGAAGCGGAGAAACAGGCCAACGCCTGGAGAACCATTCAGCAAAGCCACGCCATCGCCAACGGCGTGTTTGTCGGCGCCGCCAACCGGGTGGGAGAAGAAGGCGCTATCAAATTCTGGGGCCAGTCTTTCGTATCCGGCCCACAAGGCGAAATCCTCGCGCAAAGCCCCAAAGACGCTTCGGATATTTTGATCGCTCATTGCGACCTCAGCTTGATCGAAAACGTAAGACGCAACTGGCCTTTCTTGCGCGACCGACGCATCGACCATTATAGCGCTCTCAATCAATTGTACGACGACTAG
- a CDS encoding agmatine deiminase family protein, which translates to MPQPNFPESSGYRMPAEWEAHSGVWLTWPHSQPTWPNQNLADVEEAYLLMIQALEGSETVQLLVPDFATRKRIIEILKNRGVAREAVRLHIIATNDSWIRDYGPNFIVREDAVGRHLAMNKWNFDSWGGKYDWTLDNRAGDHISAGLSIPTFRPNIVLEGGAIEVNGKGVCLTTESCLLNTNRNGGLARDTMENYLRRYLGVQQVIWLNGDLKGDDTDGHIDNLARFVAPNTILCAVEENKKDEHYESLQKNLECLNKASNLEGQPFEVIPIPMPDRLEDDGMRLPASYANFYIGNHCILLPGYGGDKDQQMKEILESYFPERRVALIPSQILVCGLGSIHCITQQQPAVA; encoded by the coding sequence ATGCCCCAGCCCAATTTTCCAGAATCTTCCGGGTATCGGATGCCCGCCGAATGGGAAGCCCATTCCGGCGTCTGGTTGACTTGGCCGCATAGCCAACCGACCTGGCCCAATCAGAATCTGGCGGACGTTGAAGAAGCCTACCTGCTCATGATCCAGGCGCTTGAAGGTAGCGAAACGGTGCAACTGCTGGTTCCGGATTTCGCAACGCGCAAGCGAATCATAGAAATTTTAAAAAACCGCGGCGTGGCTCGCGAGGCGGTCCGGCTTCATATCATCGCCACCAACGATTCATGGATTCGCGACTACGGCCCGAACTTTATCGTCCGCGAAGATGCGGTAGGTCGTCATCTGGCGATGAACAAATGGAATTTCGATTCCTGGGGCGGCAAATACGACTGGACTCTCGACAACCGGGCTGGAGATCATATATCAGCAGGCTTGTCCATTCCCACCTTCCGCCCGAATATCGTGCTCGAAGGCGGCGCCATCGAAGTGAATGGCAAGGGCGTCTGCCTGACCACCGAATCCTGCCTGCTCAACACAAACCGCAACGGCGGTTTGGCGCGCGACACAATGGAAAACTATCTGCGTCGCTATCTGGGCGTTCAGCAAGTGATCTGGTTGAACGGCGACCTTAAGGGAGACGATACCGACGGGCACATCGACAATCTGGCGCGCTTCGTCGCGCCCAATACCATCCTGTGCGCCGTCGAAGAAAATAAAAAAGACGAACACTACGAAAGTTTACAGAAAAATCTGGAATGCCTGAACAAGGCGTCCAATCTGGAGGGACAGCCCTTCGAGGTCATCCCCATCCCCATGCCCGACCGACTGGAAGACGATGGAATGCGTCTGCCCGCCAGCTACGCCAATTTTTACATCGGCAACCACTGCATCCTGCTTCCCGGCTACGGCGGCGACAAGGATCAGCAAATGAAAGAAATTCTGGAATCGTATTTTCCAGAAAGAAGGGTTGCGCTCATTCCCAGTCAAATTCTGGTCTGCGGACTGGGAAGCATCCATTGCATCACGCAACAACAGCCCGCCGTCGCCTGA
- a CDS encoding LapA family protein encodes MRSITVISILLFMILVVSLALVNLEPVEIHYYDLQLNLQTIHSSIIIAILGAFASGFLVAWLFGKYEKVKLKAISIKQNCTINSLEKEVAKLKTTPTLPQIPVQTGDAPKTETVSSSSSR; translated from the coding sequence ATGCGTTCGATCACTGTTATTTCAATTCTGCTATTCATGATACTTGTGGTCTCCCTGGCTCTGGTGAATCTGGAGCCAGTGGAGATCCACTATTATGATCTTCAGCTCAATCTGCAAACCATTCATTCCTCCATCATCATTGCAATTTTGGGAGCCTTCGCTTCTGGATTTCTCGTTGCCTGGCTGTTTGGCAAGTATGAGAAGGTGAAGTTGAAAGCAATCTCCATCAAGCAGAATTGCACGATAAACTCCCTCGAAAAAGAAGTGGCTAAACTCAAAACAACGCCAACGCTTCCACAAATCCCGGTGCAGACCGGAGACGCGCCGAAAACCGAGACGGTTTCCTCCTCAAGCTCTCGATAA
- a CDS encoding sulfurtransferase — translation MSMDKNDRIVIDSRSSWKYFLEHIPGAANVSDWREFTVKGKDVPGVLIDDKQQLAKLLSDHGIQHGKTIVIYGEPSDPWRTDGRIFWMLEYFGFSNVKLLEGGVSAWKEAGGEVERGRDHAPTSNLKAQEINFNPAVHADKSYINERLSAKTLAIIDNRTEEEYKGATPYGSQRGGHIPTAIHIDWRDFYSSEGRLHSPDTLMALMKTYGLDDSREVVVYCTGGVRSSMAYFVFKYLGYSVRNYDGSWWDWSNDSNLPVENT, via the coding sequence ATGAGCATGGATAAAAATGACCGGATCGTTATCGATTCGAGGTCGTCCTGGAAATATTTTCTGGAGCATATTCCCGGCGCCGCCAATGTCTCCGACTGGAGAGAATTCACCGTAAAAGGCAAAGACGTTCCCGGCGTGCTGATTGACGACAAACAGCAACTCGCCAAACTATTGAGCGATCACGGTATCCAGCATGGAAAAACAATTGTCATCTATGGCGAACCTTCCGACCCCTGGCGAACGGATGGACGCATTTTCTGGATGCTCGAATACTTTGGATTTTCCAACGTAAAACTTCTGGAAGGTGGGGTTTCCGCATGGAAGGAAGCTGGCGGAGAGGTCGAACGCGGCCGCGACCATGCCCCAACATCCAATCTAAAAGCGCAGGAAATCAATTTCAATCCCGCCGTCCACGCAGACAAAAGCTATATCAACGAACGCTTGAGCGCAAAAACTCTGGCAATCATTGATAACCGGACGGAAGAAGAGTATAAGGGGGCCACGCCTTACGGATCGCAACGGGGCGGGCATATTCCCACCGCAATCCATATCGACTGGAGAGATTTTTATTCGAGCGAAGGGCGGCTCCACTCCCCCGACACCCTCATGGCTTTAATGAAAACTTACGGCCTGGATGACTCCAGAGAAGTTGTGGTTTACTGCACCGGCGGCGTCCGTTCTTCCATGGCCTATTTTGTTTTTAAATACCTGGGCTATTCCGTCAGAAACTACGACGGCTCGTGGTGGGACTGGAGCAATGATTCAAACTTACCGGTGGAAAATACCTAG